One window of Desulfarculus baarsii DSM 2075 genomic DNA carries:
- a CDS encoding cation diffusion facilitator family transporter: protein MPTDHDRGDLSGRRITWLGLWVNVALIALKVLGGVLGRSQALIADAVHSISDLFSDVVVLWGLRMRGKGPDSNHHFGHARLETMSAAVVGLTLAAVAALLGYDAVLSLGRPAAGAPTGLALAVAAVSILAKEMLFQVTMAVGRRIHSASVRANAWHHRSDALSSVAVLAGVGVAMIWPGLDWADALATLVVALMILAAGWRVLWAALRELSDAAPPAEITSRIEECVRTVPGVRGFHDLRVRSSGGLHQAQVHVVVPAEMTVAEGHAIAKTVELCLLRDIEGLDQVIVHMDPEIRRE, encoded by the coding sequence ATGCCCACTGATCATGACAGAGGCGATTTGTCCGGCAGGCGCATAACCTGGTTGGGGCTTTGGGTCAATGTGGCGTTGATCGCGCTGAAGGTTTTGGGCGGCGTGTTGGGCCGCAGCCAGGCGCTTATCGCCGACGCGGTGCATTCCATCAGCGATTTATTCAGTGATGTGGTGGTGTTGTGGGGCCTACGCATGCGCGGCAAGGGCCCCGACAGCAATCACCATTTTGGCCACGCCCGTTTGGAGACGATGTCGGCGGCGGTGGTGGGGCTGACGTTGGCGGCGGTGGCGGCGTTATTGGGTTATGACGCCGTGCTTTCGCTGGGCCGGCCGGCGGCCGGCGCGCCGACTGGCTTGGCCTTGGCGGTGGCCGCGGTTTCGATCCTAGCCAAAGAAATGCTTTTTCAGGTGACGATGGCGGTGGGTCGGCGGATTCACAGCGCCTCGGTGCGGGCCAACGCCTGGCATCATCGTTCGGACGCGTTGTCTTCGGTGGCGGTGCTGGCGGGGGTGGGCGTGGCGATGATCTGGCCTGGGCTGGACTGGGCCGACGCGCTGGCCACGCTGGTGGTGGCGCTGATGATCCTGGCGGCGGGCTGGCGGGTGTTGTGGGCGGCGTTGCGCGAGCTTTCCGACGCCGCGCCCCCGGCGGAGATCACCAGCCGCATCGAGGAGTGCGTGCGCACGGTGCCTGGCGTGCGTGGCTTTCACGATCTGCGCGTGCGCAGCTCGGGCGGGCTGCACCAGGCCCAGGTGCACGTGGTGGTGCCGGCGGAGATGACCGTGGCCGAGGGCCACGCCATCGCCAAGACAGTTGAGCTTTGTTTGCTGCGTGATATCGAAGGCTTGGATCAGGTAATCGTGCACATGGATCCCGAAATCCGGCGGGAGTGA
- a CDS encoding PaaI family thioesterase — protein sequence MEEKSLQQRLDHARHTVGGDPWAKFIDIRIDEVEERYAKVSILPEARHLNALGMVHGAVFYALADQAYAVASNTAPSPAVLIEANLNILNAGKPGVRLCAEARARDVKRKLTTWDVEIKDPDGKLMAVSRGITYSL from the coding sequence GTGGAAGAAAAATCCCTGCAACAACGCCTGGACCACGCCCGCCACACCGTCGGCGGCGATCCCTGGGCCAAATTCATCGACATCCGCATCGATGAAGTCGAGGAGCGCTACGCCAAGGTCAGCATCCTGCCCGAGGCTCGGCACTTGAACGCCCTGGGCATGGTCCACGGCGCGGTATTCTACGCCCTGGCCGACCAGGCCTACGCCGTGGCCTCCAACACCGCGCCCAGCCCGGCCGTGCTCATCGAGGCCAACCTGAACATCCTCAACGCCGGCAAGCCCGGCGTGCGGCTGTGCGCCGAGGCCAGGGCCAGGGACGTCAAACGCAAGCTGACCACCTGGGACGTGGAGATCAAAGACCCCGACGGCAAGCTGATGGCCGTGTCCAGAGGGATCACCTACTCGCTGTGA
- a CDS encoding cache domain-containing protein — protein sequence MMARSGARGGVFGAGLVAGLMVFGVVLGPWSGPAAASSALDCAEREVRAVVHAAALGLAALLEGQPDERARMALIRNFIAPIRFYDDGSGYLYVYDMNCRNIAHAAQPELVGVNLRDLKDAKGKYAVREAVAVAKKGGGFFDFYWARPGMGGAHLKRGYVEPVPGTDYFIGSGVYVEK from the coding sequence ATGATGGCGAGAAGTGGCGCGAGGGGTGGCGTGTTCGGCGCGGGCCTGGTCGCGGGGCTGATGGTTTTTGGCGTGGTGTTGGGCCCGTGGTCTGGCCCGGCGGCGGCTTCGTCGGCGCTTGACTGCGCCGAGCGCGAGGTCAGGGCGGTGGTGCACGCGGCGGCGTTGGGGTTGGCGGCCCTGTTGGAGGGCCAGCCCGACGAGCGGGCGCGGATGGCCTTGATCCGCAACTTCATCGCGCCGATCCGTTTTTATGATGACGGCTCGGGCTATCTTTATGTTTACGACATGAATTGCCGCAACATCGCCCACGCGGCCCAGCCAGAGCTGGTGGGCGTCAATCTGCGAGATTTGAAGGACGCCAAGGGCAAATACGCCGTGCGCGAGGCGGTGGCCGTGGCCAAAAAGGGCGGCGGGTTTTTCGATTTTTATTGGGCGCGGCCGGGCATGGGCGGCGCGCACCTCAAGCGGGGCTACGTGGAGCCCGTCCCGGGCACGGATTATTTCATTGGCTCTGGGGTCTACGTCGAGAAATAG
- a CDS encoding bile acid:sodium symporter, with protein MSAGPRPADWALLLAAMGGLAAGWLWPRAGIIIAPYLAWCMAGVLFLAFLRLDFAALTRVDRASLGGLATWTTLKLILLPLAAWAVTAILAPRWALAALVLSGVSAGVTSPFFAGLLGADMAGALRLVMASSLLAPLSLPALVELLAGRHMSASLTDMAAMLAAVILSPLLLARVCRLLWPRAALAVAARGLPLNLAIIFCANAGVMAKYGQYLRGRPLELLAALGLACLLALAYAGIGLGLGRLSNGRLDGLTGAAGLAFCNNILALVFAERFFGPLEALLCAAYTAPYFLVLIPLRLAAGRAGRSER; from the coding sequence GTGAGCGCCGGCCCGCGACCGGCCGACTGGGCCCTGCTTCTGGCGGCCATGGGCGGCTTGGCCGCGGGCTGGCTGTGGCCCAGGGCGGGGATCATCATCGCCCCATACCTGGCCTGGTGCATGGCCGGGGTGTTGTTCCTGGCCTTTTTGCGGCTGGATTTCGCGGCGCTCACGCGCGTGGACCGGGCCTCCCTGGGCGGCCTGGCCACCTGGACGACGCTCAAGCTGATCTTGCTGCCGCTGGCGGCCTGGGCCGTGACGGCGATTCTGGCCCCGCGCTGGGCCTTGGCGGCGTTGGTGCTCAGCGGCGTCAGCGCCGGGGTGACCTCGCCGTTTTTTGCCGGGCTGCTGGGGGCCGACATGGCCGGGGCCCTGCGCCTGGTGATGGCCAGCTCGCTTTTGGCCCCGCTGAGTCTGCCGGCGCTGGTGGAGCTTTTGGCCGGCCGCCACATGAGCGCCTCCTTGACCGACATGGCCGCCATGCTGGCGGCGGTGATCCTCTCGCCGCTGCTGCTGGCCAGGGTCTGTCGCCTCTTGTGGCCCCGGGCTGCCCTGGCCGTGGCCGCGCGCGGCCTACCGCTGAATCTGGCCATCATCTTTTGCGCCAACGCCGGGGTGATGGCCAAATACGGCCAATATCTGCGCGGCCGACCGCTGGAGCTGCTGGCCGCCCTGGGCTTGGCCTGTTTGCTGGCCCTGGCCTACGCCGGGATCGGCCTGGGCCTGGGCCGGCTGAGCAATGGGCGGCTGGACGGCCTGACCGGCGCGGCGGGCCTGGCTTTTTGCAACAATATCCTGGCGCTGGTCTTTGCCGAGCGCTTTTTCGGCCCCTTGGAAGCCCTGTTGTGCGCGGCCTACACCGCGCCCTACTTTTTGGTGCTGATCCCCTTGCGCCTGGCCGCCGGCCGGGCCGGCAGGAGCGAACGATGA
- a CDS encoding GNAT family N-acetyltransferase, which produces MRSHKNTYWPDDYQYKKYNVTQAISRIRPGQRVFIGSGAGEPQALVRELSKSSSHFTDVEIVRLLGLESSPLAPIAMRTSGHSLNVRYFYLGSAKTQTLAASKRFFTPINLSAVPRLFKTRQLPIHVALIQCSEPDDFGWMSLGVSVDVTLAAVQAADMVIAQVNPKMPRVLGHGFVHVNDVDIIVEREEELIYLEQSPNFESANLIAKHVAKLIDDGSTLQMSLGATPQAIWLGVSSKNDLGVHTQFLTDGVMKLFAQGVINNKNKGFNNDRMVASAALGSRNLYEFINDNPAVEFHPSDYVNDPAIIARHNKMVSVNVAMAMDLTGQAAADALPYNHYSGVNGTMDFIRGAQNSPGGKSILMLPSTTLDGQASRITPSLDGIPVVVPRAEVQYVVTEYGVVNLFGKTLQERAIALISVAHPDFRDELYEKAKDIGLLAPERTFADTIRSVYPLKLEEKRIIGGQEIFFRPARPTDERSIQEHFYNLDHRDVVRRFMAEKSSFLREDLAGMYQVDYIHDMTMVASTGELGFEKVIAVGGYFLNPATNVAEVAYSVSKEWQGKGISSVIQEKLAVAAREHGIAGFEAFTFPHNKSMIALFEKLPFKVTSRLADDTLILVCRFDEPKPQKEEQTRA; this is translated from the coding sequence ATGCGCAGCCACAAAAACACCTACTGGCCCGATGACTACCAGTACAAGAAGTACAATGTCACCCAGGCCATCAGCCGCATCCGGCCTGGCCAGCGCGTGTTCATCGGCTCGGGCGCCGGAGAGCCCCAGGCCCTGGTGCGCGAGCTTTCCAAAAGCTCCAGCCATTTCACCGACGTGGAGATCGTGCGCCTGTTGGGCCTGGAAAGCTCGCCCCTGGCCCCCATCGCCATGCGCACCTCCGGCCACAGCCTCAACGTGCGCTATTTCTACCTGGGCTCGGCCAAGACCCAGACCCTGGCCGCCTCCAAGCGCTTTTTCACGCCGATCAACCTCTCGGCCGTGCCGCGCCTGTTCAAAACGCGCCAACTGCCCATCCACGTGGCCCTGATCCAGTGCTCCGAGCCAGACGACTTCGGCTGGATGAGCCTGGGCGTCAGCGTCGACGTGACCCTGGCCGCCGTCCAGGCCGCCGACATGGTCATCGCCCAGGTCAACCCCAAGATGCCCCGCGTCCTGGGCCACGGCTTCGTCCACGTCAACGACGTCGACATCATCGTCGAGCGCGAGGAAGAACTGATCTACCTCGAGCAATCGCCCAACTTCGAGTCGGCCAACCTCATCGCCAAACACGTGGCCAAGCTCATCGACGACGGTTCGACCCTGCAAATGAGCCTGGGCGCCACGCCCCAGGCCATCTGGCTGGGCGTCTCCAGCAAAAACGACCTGGGCGTGCACACCCAGTTTCTCACCGACGGCGTGATGAAGCTCTTTGCCCAGGGCGTGATCAACAACAAAAACAAAGGCTTCAACAACGACCGCATGGTCGCCAGCGCCGCCCTGGGCTCGCGCAACCTCTACGAGTTCATCAACGACAACCCGGCCGTGGAGTTCCACCCCTCCGACTACGTCAACGACCCGGCCATCATCGCCCGTCACAACAAGATGGTCTCGGTCAACGTGGCCATGGCCATGGACCTCACCGGCCAGGCCGCCGCCGACGCCCTGCCCTACAACCACTACTCCGGCGTCAACGGAACCATGGACTTCATCCGCGGCGCGCAAAATTCGCCCGGCGGCAAAAGCATCCTCATGCTGCCCAGCACCACCCTCGACGGCCAGGCCAGCCGCATCACGCCCTCCCTCGATGGCATCCCCGTCGTCGTGCCCAGGGCCGAGGTGCAATACGTGGTCACCGAATACGGCGTGGTCAACCTCTTCGGCAAGACCTTGCAGGAAAGGGCCATCGCCCTGATCAGCGTGGCCCACCCGGACTTCCGCGACGAACTATACGAAAAAGCCAAGGATATCGGCCTGCTGGCCCCGGAGCGCACCTTCGCCGACACCATCCGCAGCGTCTATCCCCTCAAGCTGGAGGAAAAACGCATCATCGGCGGCCAGGAGATCTTCTTCCGCCCGGCCCGGCCCACCGACGAACGCAGCATCCAAGAGCACTTCTACAACCTCGACCACCGCGACGTCGTGCGCCGCTTCATGGCCGAAAAAAGCTCCTTCCTGCGCGAGGATCTGGCCGGCATGTATCAGGTCGACTACATCCACGACATGACCATGGTCGCCTCCACCGGCGAACTGGGCTTCGAAAAGGTCATCGCCGTGGGCGGTTATTTCCTCAACCCAGCCACCAACGTGGCCGAAGTGGCCTACAGCGTCAGCAAGGAATGGCAAGGCAAGGGCATCAGCTCGGTCATCCAGGAAAAACTGGCCGTCGCCGCCCGCGAACACGGCATCGCCGGCTTCGAGGCCTTCACCTTCCCCCACAACAAGAGCATGATCGCCTTGTTTGAAAAGCTGCCCTTCAAGGTCACCAGCCGCCTGGCCGACGACACCTTGATCCTCGTCTGCCGCTTCGACGAGCCCAAACCGCAAAAAGAAGAGCAGACCCGCGCCTAA
- a CDS encoding STAS domain-containing protein has translation MEVTSVREGGALICKLVGRLDASSSPMVDQAMQGQLTEDDKLLLCDMSELEYISSAGLRILLMRAKEMAARKGKLALFAPRPEVKQVFEIAGFTKIIPLFATKEEALKAC, from the coding sequence ATGGAAGTCACGTCTGTCCGCGAAGGCGGCGCGCTTATCTGCAAGTTGGTCGGGCGGCTCGACGCCAGCTCCAGCCCGATGGTCGATCAAGCCATGCAGGGCCAGTTGACCGAGGACGACAAACTCTTGCTGTGCGACATGAGCGAGCTGGAATACATCAGCAGCGCGGGGCTGCGCATATTGCTGATGCGGGCCAAGGAGATGGCCGCGCGCAAGGGCAAGCTGGCCCTGTTCGCGCCGCGTCCCGAGGTCAAGCAGGTCTTTGAGATCGCCGGCTTCACCAAGATCATTCCCCTCTTCGCCACCAAGGAAGAGGCCCTGAAGGCCTGCTAG
- a CDS encoding MgtC/SapB family protein translates to MVYLDETTMVARIAMAGALGMIIGLERERHSKAAGLRSCILVCMAGALLMSLSLYLTQLFASNANDSMIRMDPGRLPSYAIAGMGFLGAGAIIQGRRSAWGVTTGAAMWVLTGVGLSVGAGLYLPAFVVVALTFVALAFFPTLARLLPKEQLVVLSLEADSRKAVDGVRDLLKHYGAHLIFLGKNRCLESDTVSATFRLRIISGAKWATMLDELEQVPDVTCYSWHEADVP, encoded by the coding sequence ATGGTCTATCTAGATGAAACAACAATGGTCGCCCGCATCGCCATGGCCGGGGCCTTGGGCATGATCATCGGCTTGGAGCGTGAACGCCACAGCAAGGCCGCAGGCCTGCGCTCGTGCATCCTGGTGTGCATGGCCGGCGCCCTGCTGATGAGCCTGTCGCTCTACCTCACCCAACTTTTCGCCTCCAACGCCAACGACAGCATGATCCGCATGGATCCCGGCCGCCTGCCGTCATACGCCATCGCCGGCATGGGCTTTTTGGGCGCTGGCGCGATCATCCAGGGCCGGCGTTCGGCCTGGGGCGTCACCACCGGCGCGGCCATGTGGGTGCTGACCGGCGTGGGCCTGTCGGTGGGCGCGGGGCTCTATCTGCCAGCCTTCGTGGTGGTGGCGCTGACGTTTGTCGCGCTGGCCTTCTTCCCCACGCTGGCGCGCCTGCTGCCCAAGGAACAACTGGTCGTGCTCAGCCTCGAGGCCGATTCACGCAAGGCCGTCGATGGCGTGCGCGATCTGCTCAAACACTACGGCGCGCATCTGATCTTTTTGGGCAAAAATCGTTGCCTGGAAAGCGACACCGTCTCGGCCACCTTCCGGCTGCGCATCATCTCGGGCGCCAAGTGGGCGACGATGCTGGATGAACTGGAACAAGTGCCGGACGTGACCTGCTATTCCTGGCACGAGGCCGACGTGCCCTGA
- a CDS encoding cache domain-containing protein produces the protein MGKGSLLGKICGAALMCLALGLGSAWAADDGRSCDEREIKAVVHALAQGLAPLLKDQPNDEARVALLRKFIAPIRFLSDNSGYLFVYDSNCVNIAHAAQPQMVGKQLADLVDDKGNHPVRQTVEAGKKGGGYYHFWWPRPDTKEITPKVGYAEPIAGTDYFIGSGVYRAVK, from the coding sequence ATGGGCAAAGGTAGCTTGTTGGGCAAGATCTGTGGCGCGGCGCTGATGTGCCTGGCGTTGGGCCTGGGTTCGGCTTGGGCGGCCGATGACGGGCGCAGCTGCGACGAGCGCGAGATCAAAGCGGTGGTGCACGCCTTGGCCCAGGGTTTGGCGCCGTTGCTGAAGGATCAGCCCAACGATGAGGCGCGGGTGGCGTTGCTGCGCAAATTCATCGCGCCGATCCGCTTTTTATCCGATAATTCCGGCTATTTGTTTGTTTACGACTCCAACTGCGTCAACATCGCCCACGCGGCCCAACCGCAGATGGTGGGCAAGCAGCTTGCCGACCTTGTCGACGATAAGGGCAATCATCCGGTGCGCCAGACGGTGGAGGCCGGCAAAAAGGGTGGGGGGTATTATCATTTCTGGTGGCCGCGCCCCGACACCAAGGAGATCACGCCCAAGGTCGGCTATGCCGAGCCTATCGCGGGCACGGATTATTTCATCGGCTCGGGCGTATATCGCGCCGTTAAATAG
- a CDS encoding metallophosphoesterase yields MSWRFLLFISTFFAIYGGANALIFRWLRPVLPAAGPWRLGLMLWFGLMVLSPVISRNLESWGWLRPAAVFDVVGYYWMGLVFVGIFLLGLAKLAGWLLPIGPKTAVWLGLLATAAAFAYGYYEAANPGLSFVTVEAKLPPGVKRIRIAQIADQHLGYTINSDRLANVCRLVASQKPDIVVSTGDLLENTMADPAAVLEPLRRLDPPLGKWAVLGNHEFYMDLNAALEYHRMAGFELLRGQGRALPGALSLAGVDDRPQSDGPAERAMLQALPQDMPVVFLKHRPDVTDESRGRFDLMLCGHTHGGQMFPFGLIVRRVFPMLEGLHQLPGGEKVFVSRGSGLWGPPLRILAPPEVVIIDLVPAGAK; encoded by the coding sequence ATGAGCTGGCGGTTTCTGCTTTTCATCTCGACGTTTTTCGCCATCTACGGCGGGGCCAACGCGCTGATCTTCCGCTGGCTGCGGCCGGTGCTGCCGGCGGCCGGCCCGTGGCGGTTGGGGCTGATGCTGTGGTTTGGCCTGATGGTGCTTTCGCCGGTGATCAGTCGCAACCTGGAGTCGTGGGGCTGGCTGCGGCCGGCGGCGGTCTTCGACGTGGTGGGCTATTATTGGATGGGCCTGGTTTTCGTGGGCATCTTCTTGCTGGGCCTGGCCAAGCTGGCCGGCTGGCTGTTGCCCATCGGCCCCAAGACGGCCGTGTGGCTGGGCCTTTTGGCCACGGCGGCGGCCTTTGCCTATGGCTATTACGAGGCGGCCAATCCGGGCCTGAGCTTTGTCACGGTCGAAGCCAAACTGCCGCCGGGCGTCAAACGCATCCGCATCGCCCAGATCGCCGATCAGCACCTGGGCTACACCATCAACTCCGACCGCCTGGCCAACGTCTGCCGCCTGGTGGCCAGCCAAAAGCCCGACATCGTCGTCAGCACCGGCGATCTGCTGGAAAACACCATGGCCGACCCCGCCGCCGTGCTGGAGCCCCTGCGCCGCCTGGACCCGCCCCTGGGCAAGTGGGCCGTGCTGGGCAATCACGAGTTTTACATGGATTTGAACGCGGCCTTGGAGTATCACCGCATGGCCGGCTTCGAGCTGCTGCGCGGCCAGGGCCGCGCGCTGCCCGGCGCGCTGAGCCTGGCCGGCGTCGACGACCGGCCCCAGTCCGACGGCCCGGCCGAACGGGCCATGCTCCAGGCCCTGCCCCAGGACATGCCGGTGGTGTTTCTGAAACATCGGCCCGACGTCACCGACGAAAGCCGGGGGCGCTTCGACCTGATGCTCTGCGGCCACACCCACGGTGGGCAGATGTTTCCTTTTGGGTTGATCGTGCGGCGGGTCTTCCCCATGCTGGAGGGCCTGCACCAACTGCCCGGCGGCGAAAAGGTCTTCGTCAGCCGGGGTTCGGGCCTGTGGGGCCCGCCGCTACGCATCCTGGCCCCGCCCGAGGTGGTGATCATCGACCTCGTGCCGGCCGGGGCCAAGTAG